In Arachis hypogaea cultivar Tifrunner chromosome 17, arahy.Tifrunner.gnm2.J5K5, whole genome shotgun sequence, a single window of DNA contains:
- the LOC112766194 gene encoding probable O-methyltransferase 3: MLLIYLDSISYRNIMELQSEMQAAKLLKAQSHIWNHIFNFINSMSLKCAVDLSIPETIHNYGQPMPLSKLIASLQIHPSKSSFIHRLMRILIQSGFFATENMANNELEIGYVLTDSSMLLLKDNPLSVTPFLLAMLDPIFTKPWHQLSTWFRNDDATPFETENGIPFFEFFGREPRLNNLYNDAMASDARLVCNLLLDDKYKGVFEGLESLVDVGGGTGTLAKAIAKSFPQLECIVFDQPHVVAGFEFEGTENLKYVGGDMFEAIPPSNAILLKWILHDWNDEEGLKILRKCKEAIMKNGSKGGKVIIIDMVMKDEKKGDDESLQTQLFFDMLMMVLHNGKERNEKEWAKLIFSAGFSDYKIIPILGIRSLIEIYP, encoded by the exons ATGTTATTGATCTATCTAGATAGCATTTCATATAGAAACAtcatggaactccaaagtgaaatGCAAGCAGCTAAACTTCTTAAAGCTCAAAGCCACATTTGGAATCATATATTCAATTTCATAAATTCTATGTCCCTTAAATGTGCTGTTGACTTAAGCATACCTGAAACCATTCATAATTATGGCCAACCCATGCCACTCTCAAAGCTTATTGCTTCATTGCAAATTCATCCATCAAAATCCTCCTTCATCCATCGCTTGATGAGAATCTTGATCCAATCGGGCTTCTTCGCTACCGAGAATATGGCCAACAATGAGCTCGAAATCGGGTATGTTCTAACGGATTCATCTATGTTGCTACTTAAGGACAACCCCTTGAGTGTGACGCCTTTTTTGCTTGCCATGCTTGATCCCATTTTCACAAAACCATGGCATCAATTGTCTACATGGTTCAGAAATGATGATGCTACACCATTTGAAACTGAAAATGGCATACCATTTTTCGAGTTTTTTGGCCGTGAGCCTAGACTTAATAATCTTTACAATGATGCGATGGCAAGTGATGCTAGATTGGTTTGCAATTTGTTACTTGATGACAAGTACAAGGGCGTGTTTGAGGGTTTGGAATCATTGGTTGACGTTGGTGGAGGCACTGGAACTCTTGCAAAGGCCATTGCCAAATCATTTCCCCAATTGGAGTGCATTGTATTCGATCAACCGCATGTTGTTGCTGGCTTCGAATTTGAAGGGACTGAGAACCTTAAATATGTTGGAGGAGACATGTTTGAGGCCATTCCTCCGTCTAATGCCATTTTGTTGAag TGGATTTTGCATGACTGGAATGACGAGGAAGGTTTGAAGATATTGAGAAAATGTAAAGAGGCAATCATGAAAAATGGCAGCAAAGGAGGGAAGGTGATTATCATAGATATGGTGATGAAGGATGAGAAGAAAGGTGATGATGAATCACTTCAAACACAACTCTTCTTTGACATGCTGATGATGGTGTTGCATAATGGAAAGGAGAGAAATGAAAAAGAATGGGCCAAATTAATATTCTCTGCTGGTTTTAGTGACTACAAGATAATTCCAATTCTAGGAATAAGGTCTCTCATTGAGATATATCCATAG